In Pirellulales bacterium, one DNA window encodes the following:
- the miaA gene encoding tRNA (adenosine(37)-N6)-dimethylallyltransferase MiaA, with protein MSEFDFATDCWFLTGPTAAGKSAIGIELAESIGAEIVSLDSMAIYRGMDIGTAKPNRTERARVPHHLLDIVEPGEEFSLAEYRRLAERTSREIRSRGAAVLFVGGTPLYLKALLRGIFEGPPADWEFRRQWEQRASEEPDLLHQRVSEVDARSAQKLHPRDTRRLIRALEVLEKTGRPISDWQEQFDRPRAVESCRVFTLQWPREELYARINARVEAMFAEGLVEECRALISDGRALGRTARQALGYREVFEHLAGRLTLAETIDLVQRRTRQFARRQLTWFRSLQECRNVELSGVVDPGEVTRRIISPAGAQKGSPGLS; from the coding sequence ATGTCGGAGTTCGATTTCGCCACCGATTGCTGGTTCCTTACCGGTCCGACGGCGGCGGGGAAGAGCGCCATCGGGATTGAGTTGGCCGAATCGATCGGGGCGGAGATCGTCTCGCTTGACTCGATGGCTATCTATCGCGGCATGGATATCGGCACGGCCAAACCGAATCGGACCGAGCGTGCCCGGGTGCCGCATCACTTGCTCGACATCGTCGAGCCCGGCGAGGAATTCAGTCTGGCCGAGTACCGTCGCCTGGCGGAGCGCACGTCGCGCGAGATCCGTTCGCGCGGCGCTGCGGTGTTGTTTGTCGGCGGCACGCCCCTCTATTTGAAGGCGCTGCTGCGCGGGATTTTCGAAGGGCCGCCCGCCGATTGGGAGTTCCGCCGCCAATGGGAACAGCGCGCGAGCGAAGAGCCCGACTTGTTGCACCAGCGCGTGAGCGAAGTCGACGCGCGTTCGGCGCAGAAGCTGCATCCGCGTGATACGCGGCGGTTGATCCGCGCGCTCGAAGTGCTGGAGAAGACGGGTCGGCCGATCAGCGATTGGCAGGAGCAGTTCGATCGCCCGCGCGCGGTGGAGTCGTGCCGGGTATTCACCTTACAGTGGCCGCGCGAGGAGTTGTACGCACGGATCAATGCCCGCGTCGAGGCGATGTTCGCCGAGGGGCTGGTCGAGGAATGCCGTGCGCTAATCTCCGACGGACGCGCGCTAGGACGCACGGCGCGGCAGGCGCTGGGATATCGCGAAGTGTTCGAGCATCTCGCGGGCAGGCTGACGCTGGCCGAAACGATTGACCTCGTGCAGCGCCGCACGCGCCAGTTCGCGCGGCGCCAGCTCACCTGGTTCCGCAGCTTGCAAGAATGCCGCAACGTGGAGTTATCGGGAGTGGTTGACCCCGGCGAAGTGACGCGGCGGATTATCAGCCCCGCAGGGGCGCAAAAAGGTAGCCCAGGGCTTTCATAG
- the mprF gene encoding bifunctional lysylphosphatidylglycerol flippase/synthetase MprF has product MLALVRRYHSLIAAVGMLVAFSVAAWLLYGELKHYHYSDIRQSLDAIPTRRIAEAVFLVVLNYVVLVGYDLLALVYIGRKLPLARVAMVSFVGFVSSYNFGAALGGTSVRFRLYSLWGLSAVEIMKLLVGLALAYWPGLFAAAGIVFVWQPFDIPDRFQFGFDNVRPVGWILLGSLAMYLLLTVLRSRPFIVRGLELALPSPGLAIAQTSVAALDLFIAAGILYTLFPDDVPVNYLQFVGIFLLAAVVVIFSHVPGGLGVFELVILTLTAPQHPGEVLGALLIYRVIYFLLPLALAALLMGANELRARSGDLARLATTVREKTPVVPPLVFVFATVAAGAVLVFSGSTPLDPSRIDLVRRWLPLSVIETSHFLGSVVGTVLLLLARGLQRRLDAAYWLTLGALALGIVLVVLKGFDFEEAVILAVIFVAMLPARRQFYRHGSLFRQPLTSRWIALVLLVLGTALWLGMFNYKHVEFRDELWWQFTLHGSASRFLRASVGVVGVLLSFGVMRLVRPAPPPPHDTDAATLDRVAPLVARSDRTSAGLALVGDKRILFADDDAGFLMFGIHGRSWVALGDPFGPADVQDELAWRFRELCDRYDGWTVFYEIGEENLGRYIDLGLALMKIGEEARVPLGTFSLEGGARRGLRHTHHKFEKLGVQFEVVPQAEVAALLPELRAISEAWLAEKNTREKSFSLGYFDDDYVRRCPASIVRHEGKIVAFANLFCGAPGSELSLDLMRYLPEAPEGVMEYLFIELMLWGRAQGFAWFNLGMAPLAGLEDHALSTWWNRTGSLLFRHGEHFYNFQGLRAYKDKFDPEWRAKYMASPAGMALPLILTDVASLISGGVTGLVTK; this is encoded by the coding sequence ATGCTGGCTCTGGTTCGGCGATATCACTCCCTGATAGCGGCCGTGGGCATGCTGGTGGCCTTCAGCGTGGCCGCCTGGCTCCTCTACGGCGAGCTGAAGCACTACCACTACTCCGACATCCGCCAGAGCCTCGACGCCATCCCCACGCGGCGGATCGCCGAGGCGGTCTTCCTCGTCGTGCTCAACTACGTCGTGCTCGTCGGGTACGACCTGCTGGCCCTGGTCTACATCGGCCGCAAGCTGCCGCTGGCGCGGGTGGCGATGGTCTCCTTCGTCGGCTTCGTCAGTAGCTACAACTTCGGCGCGGCGCTCGGCGGCACCTCGGTCCGCTTTCGACTCTACTCGCTGTGGGGGCTCTCGGCCGTCGAGATCATGAAGCTGCTGGTCGGGTTGGCGCTCGCCTATTGGCCGGGGCTGTTCGCCGCCGCGGGCATCGTCTTCGTCTGGCAGCCGTTCGATATTCCCGACCGCTTCCAGTTCGGCTTCGACAATGTGCGCCCCGTGGGGTGGATCCTGCTCGGCTCACTGGCCATGTATCTGCTGCTGACGGTCCTCCGCAGCCGGCCCTTTATCGTCCGCGGACTGGAACTCGCCCTGCCAAGCCCGGGACTGGCCATCGCCCAGACGAGCGTGGCGGCGCTCGATCTCTTCATCGCGGCGGGCATCCTCTACACCCTCTTTCCCGACGACGTGCCGGTGAACTACCTGCAGTTCGTCGGCATTTTTCTGCTGGCCGCCGTGGTGGTCATCTTCTCGCACGTGCCGGGGGGCTTGGGGGTCTTCGAACTGGTGATTCTCACCCTCACGGCTCCCCAGCATCCGGGCGAGGTGCTCGGCGCGCTGTTGATCTATCGCGTGATCTACTTCCTGCTGCCGCTGGCCCTGGCGGCGCTCTTGATGGGCGCGAACGAGTTGCGGGCGCGGAGCGGTGATCTCGCCCGCCTCGCCACGACCGTGCGCGAGAAAACCCCCGTCGTCCCCCCCCTGGTCTTTGTTTTTGCCACGGTGGCCGCCGGCGCCGTGCTGGTCTTCTCGGGTTCGACACCGCTCGATCCGTCGCGCATCGATCTGGTGCGCCGCTGGCTCCCCCTGTCGGTCATCGAGACCTCGCATTTTCTGGGCAGCGTGGTCGGCACCGTGTTGCTTCTGCTCGCACGGGGATTGCAGCGCCGGCTCGATGCGGCTTATTGGCTGACGCTGGGAGCGCTGGCCCTCGGCATCGTGCTCGTGGTGCTCAAGGGATTCGACTTCGAGGAGGCCGTGATCCTAGCGGTGATCTTCGTCGCCATGTTGCCCGCGCGGCGCCAGTTCTACCGCCACGGCTCCTTGTTTCGTCAGCCTCTAACGTCGCGCTGGATCGCGCTCGTGTTGCTGGTGCTTGGCACGGCGTTGTGGCTGGGCATGTTCAACTACAAGCACGTCGAATTCCGCGACGAGCTGTGGTGGCAGTTCACGCTGCACGGCAGCGCGTCGCGCTTCTTGCGAGCCAGCGTCGGCGTGGTTGGCGTGTTGCTCTCGTTCGGCGTGATGCGCCTCGTCCGCCCGGCGCCCCCTCCGCCGCACGACACCGACGCCGCCACGCTCGACCGCGTCGCCCCACTGGTGGCCCGTTCCGACCGAACTTCGGCTGGCCTGGCGCTGGTAGGTGATAAACGGATCCTGTTCGCCGACGATGACGCCGGGTTCCTCATGTTCGGCATCCACGGCCGAAGCTGGGTGGCCTTGGGCGATCCCTTCGGCCCGGCCGACGTGCAGGACGAGCTCGCCTGGCGATTTCGCGAGCTGTGCGATCGCTACGACGGCTGGACGGTGTTCTACGAGATCGGCGAAGAGAATCTCGGCCGCTACATCGATCTCGGGCTCGCGCTGATGAAGATCGGCGAAGAGGCCCGCGTCCCCCTCGGCACGTTCTCGCTGGAAGGAGGCGCCCGCCGCGGCCTGCGTCACACGCACCACAAGTTCGAAAAGCTGGGCGTGCAGTTCGAGGTCGTGCCGCAGGCCGAAGTGGCCGCACTCTTGCCGGAGCTGCGCGCCATCTCCGAGGCGTGGCTCGCCGAAAAGAACACCCGCGAAAAGAGCTTCTCGCTGGGCTATTTCGACGACGACTATGTCCGGCGCTGCCCGGCGAGCATCGTGCGCCACGAAGGGAAGATCGTCGCCTTCGCGAACCTCTTCTGTGGAGCGCCGGGAAGCGAGTTGTCGCTCGACCTGATGCGTTACCTGCCCGAGGCGCCCGAAGGGGTGATGGAATATCTCTTCATCGAGTTGATGTTGTGGGGCCGCGCGCAGGGCTTCGCCTGGTTCAACCTGGGCATGGCGCCGCTGGCGGGCCTCGAAGATCACGCCCTCTCGACCTGGTGGAATCGCACCGGCTCGCTCCTCTTCCGCCACGGCGAGCACTTCTACAATTTCCAGGGGCTGCGAGCTTACAAAGACAAATTCGATCCCGAGTGGCGCGCCAAGTACATGGCTTCGCCCGCCGGCATGGCCCTGCCGCTGATCCTCACCGACGTCGCCTCACTCATCTCCGGCGGCGTGACGGGCTTGGTCACGAAGTAG
- a CDS encoding sigma-54-dependent Fis family transcriptional regulator: MANLLVIDDDPAVPLLVRRTFQDSEVQVYSAGTAAAGLAELANNDIDVVVLDVLLPDLSGLETFDRVRQHDPKIPVIMITAGTTSDTAIEAMKRGAYEYLVKPLDLAQVRELVDRALELRRMINQPVAIPGDTIDAGAQTPQVDQLVGRCQAMQEVYKAVGRVASQDVTVLVRGESGTGKELVARAIYHHSHRAKGPFLAVNCAAIPEQLLESELFGHERGSFTGADRQRIGKFEQSNGGTLFLDEIGDMAPLLQSKILRLLQEHRFERVGGNETIHADVRVIAATNRDLEHMVENGAFREDLFYRLNGYTIKLPPLRERRDDLPMLIEHFLGRFGRELHKDVRGVSNEATELLLSYTWPGNIREMQNVLRQAILQMTGPVLVPEFLPEYVREAVVRLRSQGATPATEGERLPWAGLIDERLREGAVGLYDEVLASMERDLFTRVLRHTGGNQIQAARILGIARGTLRAKTRALGIRLENVVVAEEDADGAD; encoded by the coding sequence ATGGCAAACTTGCTCGTCATCGACGACGACCCCGCGGTGCCGCTCCTGGTGCGGCGCACGTTTCAGGATTCGGAAGTGCAGGTCTACAGCGCCGGCACGGCGGCGGCCGGCCTGGCGGAACTAGCCAACAACGACATCGACGTGGTGGTGCTCGACGTGTTGTTGCCCGACCTGTCGGGGCTCGAAACCTTCGACCGCGTGCGCCAGCACGACCCGAAGATCCCGGTGATCATGATTACGGCCGGCACGACCAGCGACACCGCCATCGAGGCCATGAAACGGGGGGCGTACGAATACCTGGTCAAGCCTCTCGACCTAGCGCAGGTTCGCGAGCTCGTCGACCGCGCGCTCGAGCTGCGGCGGATGATCAATCAGCCGGTGGCCATTCCGGGCGACACGATCGACGCCGGCGCGCAAACGCCCCAGGTCGATCAACTCGTCGGACGCTGCCAGGCGATGCAGGAGGTGTACAAGGCGGTGGGGCGCGTCGCCTCGCAGGATGTGACCGTGCTCGTGCGCGGCGAAAGCGGCACCGGCAAGGAGCTCGTGGCCCGGGCCATCTATCATCACAGTCACCGCGCGAAGGGGCCGTTCCTGGCGGTCAACTGCGCGGCGATTCCCGAGCAACTGCTCGAGAGCGAGCTCTTCGGCCACGAACGGGGATCGTTCACCGGCGCCGACCGGCAACGCATCGGCAAGTTCGAGCAATCCAACGGCGGGACCCTCTTTCTCGACGAGATCGGCGACATGGCACCCCTGCTGCAGAGCAAAATTCTGCGGCTGCTGCAGGAACACCGGTTCGAGCGCGTGGGGGGCAACGAGACGATCCATGCCGATGTGCGCGTCATCGCGGCCACGAATCGCGATTTGGAACACATGGTCGAGAATGGCGCCTTCCGCGAGGATCTCTTCTATCGCCTGAATGGCTACACGATCAAGCTGCCGCCGCTGCGCGAGCGCCGCGACGATTTGCCGATGCTGATCGAGCACTTCCTGGGACGCTTCGGCCGCGAGCTGCACAAGGATGTGCGCGGCGTGTCGAACGAGGCGACCGAGCTGCTGCTGTCCTACACATGGCCGGGCAACATTCGCGAAATGCAAAACGTGTTGCGCCAGGCGATCCTGCAGATGACCGGGCCGGTGCTCGTGCCCGAGTTCCTGCCCGAGTACGTCCGCGAGGCGGTGGTGCGGCTGCGGTCGCAAGGCGCGACACCGGCGACCGAGGGAGAGCGGCTCCCCTGGGCAGGGCTGATCGACGAACGGCTGCGCGAGGGGGCCGTCGGTCTCTACGACGAGGTGCTCGCCAGCATGGAACGCGATCTGTTCACGCGAGTGTTGCGACACACGGGGGGAAACCAGATTCAGGCCGCCCGCATCTTGGGGATCGCGCGCGGCACGCTCCGCGCCAAGACGAGGGCGCTAGGTATCCGCCTGGAGAACGTCGTCGTTGCCGAAGAGGACGCGGACGGCGCCGACTGA
- a CDS encoding peptidylprolyl isomerase, which yields MAQQPRTVSPLPSTSRERIRRRTRRLGESLPARARRHAPEQLEERCVFAAPTLATISNVTLQAGAPLHIALDGFDADGDQLTYSAISDNGNLGLTIPTGNRSMKISVVHASSGQSGDVAINGDMIFQLFDDLAPNTAGRIAQLAQSGFYNGLTFHRIASPGNPFVIQGGDPSGNGTGGSGVNFDDEFNVLLQHTSKGILSMAKTSDDTNDSQFFITATATRHLDFNHSIFGFLTEGESIRAAIQGIPVGTNDVPLSPVFMQNVSVFVDHENGVLRLSAPEGTTGTANVTVTVSDGNGGTAQRTFQVTIVADTTNNRPFLHPTPAVVNIPRGGSTTFSVSATDVEGGQMIFGTLTGLSGFGIEALPATVTPDGQVGTTTFKITNTTAPAGTYTVRLAVRDGDQASNATTSDSQLLTINVVDFQMLTDNGASSSDLVTDRNNTPSRLMQFRVGTNANSTVVLKRGDDIIGSAVADANGVATVTTNGAVPLADGTHVITAYRDDGGTLTAIADPITITVDTTAPIFTSTPVLTAIAGLTYSYNAQTNEEGSLGLVYELQQRPAGMTIDPNTGQITWVPTVGQPNGAAVVVRARDQFGAITDQPFEVYVEVPPTIAAIANQSLNEGVPFSIIVTATDANTPPSQLTYSLVGTVPNGAAIDPTTGEFTWTPSESQGPGTYDITIRAKDDTGLAGDRTVRFTVGEVNTPPSLAALVDRVIEEGGTVSFTASASDADLPAQTLTYSLGPGAPDGATIDPSTGAFSFTAGELHGGQTFAIEVRVSDGNGGLDSKTFQIEVIETNSAPTINPIPTLLVSQGDLLSFTVVANDSDVPTQTISFSLGDDAPAGATIDPATGLVTWQTAEDEESRQVNFTVIVTDSEGLSSSLVVTVQVGNDAPLAWFPGGPFAAQLASTATLLSGAVLPPVLPLVSTVTAPGGGNDFVGEPPEFIAGAPNFRFGPDTGVQALLPPLDRHEVQRPQNEEGGQEKVNDNRANPANKQENNAHRSTGALPGATAEQHAPAAENEPSEDELYEAAVASLDLAQADVVLEVLLADRTESGGVSFALRSRPNAPQVDPLALAARDAQAGTAANPTGAANKSAAGEQPAVEAKPARPKKMSPSQVHATTAVLFPLLVTEVAHRDDRQRGTRDIGPWRWRKS from the coding sequence ATGGCACAACAACCGCGCACCGTCTCGCCCCTGCCGTCCACCTCTCGTGAGCGCATTCGTCGGCGGACACGTCGCCTGGGAGAGTCGTTGCCCGCGCGTGCTCGACGCCATGCCCCCGAGCAGCTCGAAGAGCGCTGCGTCTTCGCGGCCCCGACGCTCGCCACCATCTCGAACGTCACCTTGCAGGCTGGCGCGCCGCTGCACATCGCGCTCGATGGCTTCGACGCCGACGGCGACCAGCTCACCTACTCGGCCATTTCCGACAACGGCAACCTGGGCCTGACGATTCCCACCGGGAATCGCAGCATGAAGATCTCGGTCGTACATGCCAGCTCGGGCCAGTCGGGCGACGTGGCGATCAACGGCGACATGATCTTCCAGTTGTTCGACGACCTCGCGCCCAATACCGCCGGTCGCATCGCGCAGCTCGCGCAGTCGGGTTTCTATAACGGGCTCACCTTCCACCGCATCGCCTCGCCGGGGAATCCGTTCGTCATCCAGGGTGGCGATCCCTCGGGCAACGGCACCGGTGGTTCCGGCGTCAATTTCGATGACGAGTTTAACGTCCTGCTCCAGCACACGAGCAAGGGCATCTTGTCGATGGCCAAAACCAGCGACGACACGAACGACTCGCAGTTCTTCATCACCGCGACCGCCACGCGGCATCTCGATTTCAACCACTCGATCTTCGGCTTCCTGACGGAAGGCGAAAGCATTCGGGCAGCGATTCAGGGGATTCCCGTCGGCACGAATGACGTGCCTTTGTCCCCCGTCTTCATGCAGAACGTGTCGGTCTTCGTCGATCACGAGAACGGCGTGCTAAGGCTCTCGGCGCCGGAGGGCACGACCGGTACCGCCAACGTGACGGTGACGGTCAGCGACGGCAATGGCGGCACGGCCCAGCGCACCTTCCAGGTGACGATCGTGGCCGACACGACGAACAACCGCCCATTCCTCCATCCGACTCCGGCGGTGGTCAACATTCCACGCGGCGGGTCGACGACCTTCTCCGTCAGCGCCACCGACGTCGAAGGTGGGCAGATGATCTTCGGGACGCTGACCGGCCTATCCGGTTTCGGAATTGAAGCGTTGCCCGCGACCGTCACGCCCGACGGACAAGTCGGTACGACGACCTTCAAGATCACCAATACCACGGCTCCGGCCGGCACGTACACGGTGCGGCTCGCGGTCCGTGATGGCGACCAGGCATCGAATGCCACGACGTCGGACAGCCAGTTGCTGACGATCAATGTCGTCGATTTCCAGATGCTGACCGACAACGGGGCCAGCTCGAGCGATCTGGTCACCGATCGCAACAACACGCCGAGCAGGCTCATGCAGTTCCGCGTCGGCACGAACGCCAACAGCACGGTCGTGCTCAAACGGGGCGACGACATTATCGGCTCCGCCGTGGCCGACGCCAACGGCGTGGCCACCGTGACGACCAACGGCGCCGTGCCGCTGGCCGACGGCACGCACGTCATCACCGCCTATCGCGACGACGGCGGCACGCTCACGGCAATTGCCGACCCGATCACGATTACCGTCGATACAACGGCGCCCATCTTTACGAGCACGCCCGTCCTGACCGCCATCGCCGGCTTGACCTATAGCTACAACGCCCAGACGAACGAAGAAGGCTCGCTGGGGCTGGTCTACGAGCTGCAACAGCGTCCGGCCGGCATGACGATCGACCCCAACACGGGACAGATCACCTGGGTGCCGACGGTCGGACAACCCAATGGCGCCGCGGTCGTCGTGCGGGCGCGCGATCAATTCGGCGCCATCACCGATCAGCCCTTCGAGGTCTATGTCGAAGTCCCCCCTACGATCGCCGCGATTGCCAATCAGTCGCTGAACGAAGGGGTGCCCTTCTCGATCATCGTCACGGCCACCGATGCCAACACGCCCCCGAGCCAACTGACCTACTCGCTCGTGGGAACGGTTCCCAACGGCGCGGCGATCGATCCCACGACGGGTGAGTTCACCTGGACCCCCAGCGAAAGCCAGGGCCCCGGCACCTACGACATCACGATCCGCGCGAAGGACGACACCGGGCTGGCCGGCGATCGCACCGTGCGCTTCACCGTGGGCGAAGTCAACACGCCGCCGTCGCTCGCCGCGCTCGTCGATCGTGTCATCGAAGAGGGGGGTACGGTCTCGTTCACCGCCTCGGCCTCCGATGCCGACTTGCCCGCCCAGACGCTCACCTACTCGCTCGGACCCGGCGCGCCGGACGGCGCGACGATCGATCCTTCGACCGGGGCCTTCTCGTTCACCGCTGGCGAACTGCATGGCGGCCAGACGTTCGCCATCGAGGTGCGAGTTTCGGACGGCAACGGGGGCCTCGATTCGAAAACCTTCCAGATCGAGGTGATCGAGACGAATTCGGCCCCCACGATCAACCCGATTCCAACGCTCCTCGTCTCGCAGGGAGATCTCCTCAGCTTCACGGTCGTGGCCAACGATTCCGATGTCCCCACGCAGACGATCTCCTTCAGCCTGGGAGACGACGCACCGGCAGGCGCCACGATCGATCCCGCGACCGGGCTCGTCACCTGGCAAACGGCCGAGGACGAAGAATCGCGGCAGGTGAACTTCACGGTGATCGTCACCGATTCGGAAGGGCTCTCGTCGTCGCTGGTGGTGACCGTTCAGGTGGGCAACGACGCGCCGTTGGCCTGGTTCCCCGGCGGCCCCTTCGCGGCACAACTCGCCAGCACGGCCACGCTACTCAGTGGCGCGGTGTTGCCTCCAGTGCTCCCCCTGGTCAGCACCGTGACAGCACCGGGGGGTGGAAACGACTTTGTGGGCGAGCCCCCCGAGTTCATCGCCGGCGCGCCGAACTTCCGCTTCGGGCCCGACACGGGCGTGCAGGCGCTGCTGCCGCCGCTCGACCGTCACGAGGTCCAACGCCCTCAGAATGAAGAGGGGGGCCAGGAAAAGGTCAACGACAATCGGGCGAATCCCGCGAACAAGCAGGAGAACAACGCCCACCGGAGCACCGGCGCACTGCCAGGAGCAACCGCCGAGCAGCACGCTCCCGCCGCCGAGAACGAGCCCTCGGAAGACGAGCTGTACGAAGCGGCCGTCGCCTCGCTCGATCTGGCCCAGGCCGACGTCGTGCTCGAGGTCTTGCTGGCCGACCGCACGGAGTCGGGCGGGGTGAGCTTCGCCCTAAGGTCGCGTCCGAACGCGCCGCAGGTCGATCCACTGGCGCTGGCGGCTCGCGACGCGCAGGCCGGTACTGCGGCCAATCCGACAGGCGCCGCGAATAAGTCGGCCGCAGGCGAGCAACCTGCCGTCGAGGCCAAGCCGGCCCGACCGAAGAAGATGTCGCCGAGCCAGGTCCATGCCACGACGGCGGTCCTCTTCCCACTGCTCGTCACCGAGGTGGCACATCGCGATGACCGCCAGCGCGGCACGCGCGACATTGGCCCCTGGCGCTGGCGCAAGTCGTAA
- the tsaE gene encoding tRNA (adenosine(37)-N6)-threonylcarbamoyltransferase complex ATPase subunit type 1 TsaE, with product MSNTATPSFTYDVQDQQGTDALGAALAGSLPDGSVVALIGTLGAGKTALVQAVAAAEGVARGVVTSPTFVLVNEYDGARKIYHLDTYRLADDDEFLGLGPEEFFDSAGLTFVEWADRFPACLPAARLEISIEVTGDQARRFCLLAHGSRYEPALAKLVAILTA from the coding sequence ATGAGCAATACAGCAACACCATCGTTTACGTACGATGTACAAGATCAACAGGGGACCGATGCTCTGGGGGCGGCCCTGGCCGGGTCCTTGCCCGATGGTTCGGTGGTGGCCCTGATCGGCACGTTGGGCGCCGGTAAGACGGCGCTCGTGCAGGCGGTCGCCGCGGCCGAGGGGGTCGCGCGAGGCGTGGTCACCAGCCCCACCTTCGTGCTGGTCAACGAGTACGACGGGGCCCGTAAGATTTACCACCTCGACACCTACCGTCTGGCCGACGACGACGAGTTCCTCGGCCTGGGCCCCGAGGAGTTCTTCGATTCGGCAGGGCTGACGTTCGTCGAATGGGCCGATCGCTTTCCCGCCTGCCTGCCGGCCGCACGGCTCGAGATCTCGATCGAGGTAACCGGCGACCAGGCAAGACGTTTTTGCCTACTAGCGCACGGATCGCGCTATGAGCCCGCCCTGGCGAAATTGGTAGCGATTTTGACCGCCTGA
- a CDS encoding thiamine-monophosphate kinase — MESELIDWLRRTLPTSEALRVGLEDDAAVVRWASSEVVATTDMLMDGVDFVLGEVEPRRVGHKILAVNLSDLAAMAAQPVAACVSLALPRRGGLPLAQELYRGMLPLAERHAVLIAGGDTNSWDGPLVANVTLLGRPLAHGPLRRSQARAGDKIIVTGALGGSILGHHLDFEPRVAEAQLLHERYEVHAGMDISDGLALDLSRLCRASGCGAILRTAAVPISTAALDYARQLDDGSTPLDHALADGEDFELLLAVPPAEAAWLLHDQPLADVRLTEIGEFVAAPGLWQQDQAGLRSPLAPRGFEHRLD; from the coding sequence ATGGAATCCGAACTCATCGACTGGCTGCGACGGACCTTGCCCACGAGCGAAGCGCTGCGCGTCGGTCTCGAGGACGACGCCGCCGTGGTGCGCTGGGCCAGCTCCGAGGTCGTCGCCACCACCGATATGCTCATGGACGGCGTCGACTTTGTGCTGGGCGAGGTCGAACCGCGGCGCGTCGGCCACAAGATCCTGGCCGTGAATCTCAGCGATCTGGCGGCGATGGCGGCGCAACCGGTGGCGGCCTGCGTCTCGCTGGCCTTGCCACGCCGTGGGGGACTCCCCCTCGCGCAGGAACTTTATCGGGGCATGCTGCCGCTGGCCGAACGACACGCGGTTCTCATTGCCGGTGGGGATACGAACAGTTGGGACGGTCCACTCGTGGCGAATGTCACCCTGCTGGGCAGGCCGTTGGCGCACGGTCCTCTACGCCGCTCGCAGGCGCGCGCGGGAGACAAGATCATCGTCACCGGCGCCCTGGGAGGAAGTATCCTGGGACACCATCTCGATTTCGAACCGCGCGTCGCCGAAGCGCAACTCCTGCACGAGCGCTACGAAGTTCACGCCGGCATGGATATCAGCGACGGTCTGGCGCTCGATCTCTCGCGACTCTGCCGTGCCAGCGGTTGCGGCGCGATCCTGCGCACGGCGGCCGTGCCCATCTCGACGGCGGCCTTGGACTACGCGCGGCAATTGGACGATGGCTCGACGCCACTCGACCACGCACTGGCCGATGGCGAAGACTTCGAACTGCTGCTCGCCGTCCCCCCCGCCGAAGCCGCGTGGTTATTGCACGACCAACCGCTTGCCGACGTGCGCCTCACCGAGATTGGCGAGTTCGTCGCGGCGCCTGGCCTCTGGCAGCAGGATCAAGCGGGCCTGCGCTCGCCGTTGGCGCCGCGCGGATTCGAACATCGACTCGATTGA
- a CDS encoding SDR family oxidoreductase, translated as MSTRLFDLKGRVALITGGSKGLGKAMARGLAEAGADIVISSRHVAELHTAMSDIRAGLDVRGAYRVADMERRDDVRQLAEWTLEEMGRVDILINNAGSNNPQSIEAITDDDWDRIVELNLSSCMALSRALVGQMKERRWGRIIHISSIMGLASKEGRGAYSATKSALLGLARAMALDLGEYNITVNCLAPGPFLTDLPGQLLTDAQKQVFAERTALGRWGQPEELAGPALLLASEAGSYITGATLVVDGGTLCKTF; from the coding sequence ATGTCCACCAGGTTGTTCGATTTGAAAGGGCGCGTGGCCCTCATCACCGGCGGCAGCAAGGGCCTGGGCAAGGCCATGGCGCGGGGATTGGCCGAAGCAGGAGCCGACATCGTCATCTCCAGCCGGCATGTCGCGGAACTTCATACGGCAATGAGCGACATACGAGCGGGACTCGACGTACGAGGCGCCTATCGCGTCGCAGACATGGAACGTCGCGACGACGTGCGGCAACTGGCCGAGTGGACGCTCGAGGAGATGGGCCGCGTCGACATCCTCATCAACAACGCCGGCAGCAACAATCCGCAATCGATCGAGGCGATCACCGACGACGACTGGGATCGAATCGTCGAACTGAATCTCTCCTCCTGCATGGCGCTGAGCCGGGCCCTCGTCGGCCAGATGAAGGAACGCCGCTGGGGACGCATCATCCATATCTCGTCGATCATGGGGCTCGCCTCAAAGGAGGGGCGCGGGGCGTACTCGGCCACCAAGTCCGCGCTCCTCGGCCTGGCACGCGCCATGGCGCTCGACCTGGGCGAGTACAATATCACGGTCAACTGTCTCGCGCCGGGACCCTTCCTTACCGATCTGCCCGGCCAACTGCTGACCGACGCCCAGAAGCAAGTCTTCGCCGAGCGCACGGCGCTCGGTCGCTGGGGCCAGCCCGAGGAACTTGCCGGTCCCGCGTTGCTGCTCGCCAGCGAGGCCGGCAGCTATATCACCGGCGCCACCCTGGTGGTCGACGGTGGCACGCTCTGCAAGACTTTCTAG